In one Arachis duranensis cultivar V14167 chromosome 9, aradu.V14167.gnm2.J7QH, whole genome shotgun sequence genomic region, the following are encoded:
- the LOC107466413 gene encoding uncharacterized protein LOC107466413 translates to MMRVAVVGGGISGLVSAYVLAKEGVNVTLYEKEDYLGGHAKTVNVDGIDLDLGFMLFNRVSYPNMMEFFESLGVDMELSDMSFAISLDNGHTCEWSSRNGLFGLFAQKKNVINLYFWQMLREIINFKDDVTRYLDMLDNNNLNMDRNETLDQFIKSRGYSKLFVKAYLVPICGSIWPCSSEGVMSFSAFSVFSFFRNHHHLQLFRRPQWLTVKRRSHIYVKKVKEELVRRGGKVIVNCEVELVLTSKKGCVVHCKDGSKEMYDFCIVATHAPDTLRLLGEEATYEEQRILGAFQYAYSDIFLHHDKNLMPLNPTAWSAWNFLGCNNNKVCVTYWLNILQNLGETRLPFLLTLNPNHTPKNTLLKWSTGHPIPSVTAFKASQEFEKIQGKRGIWFCGAYQGCGYHEDGLKAGMIAAYNILGRCCSLRTNPKLMVPSWKELSARLFVTRFLSSYITTGSLTLLEEGGTMFSFEGINKTCSLKCVMRIHSPQFYWKVMTQADLGLADAYINGDFSLVDKDEGLLNLFLVFIANRDSNDSSSKLKKNRGWWTPFFFTSGLASANFFIKHYFRKNTITQSRRNISNHYDLSNELFALFMDETMTYTCAVFKDHIKILLCDYRQLPKTFKYDRIISVGMIEAVGHEYMEEFFSCCESLLADDGLLILEFISIPDQRYDECRRSSDFLKEYIFLGGCLPSLNRITSAMAAASRLCVEHSENFGIHYYQTLRWWKKNFLKNQSEVLALGFDEKFIRTWEYYFDFTSAGFKSRTLGNYQIVFSRPGNMTTLKDPYKSWPSVC, encoded by the exons ATGATGAGAGTGGCAGTGGTGGGTGGTGGAATAAGTGGATTGGTTTCAGCGTATGTACTGGCCAAAGAAGGAGTGAATGTGACTCTTTATGAGAAAGAAGATTATTTGGGAGGCCATGCCAAAACTGTGAATGTTGATGGTATTGATTTGGACCTTGGTTTCATGCTCTTCAACCGG GTATCTTATCCTAACATGATGGAGTTCTTTGAGAGTCTTGGAGTTGACATGGAATTATCTGATATGTCATTCGCCATTAGCCTTGATAATGGCCACACCTGTGAATGGAGTAGCAGAAACGGTTTGTTTGGCTTGTTTgcacaaaagaaaaatgtgatCAACCTTTATTTTTGGCAAATGCTAAGAGAAATTATCAACTTTAAAGATGATGTTACAAG ATATCTTGATATGCTTGATAACAACAATTTGAATATGGACCGCAATGAAACCTTGGACCAATTCATAAAGTCAAGGGGTTACTCTAAATTATTTGTGAAAGCATATCTT GTTCCAATTTGTGGTTCTATATGGCCTTGCTCTTCTGAAGGAGTTATGAGCTTCTCTgctttttctgttttctcttttttcagaAATCACCATCATCTTCAG CTCTTTAGAAGGCCACAATGGCTAACTGTTAAAAGGCGCTCGCACATTTATGTTAAGAAG GTCAAAGAAGAACTTGTTAGAAGAGGTGGTAAAGTAATAGTTAATTGTGAGGTGGAACTGGTTTTAACATCGAAAAAAG GATGTGTTGTGCATTGCAAAGATGGTTCCAAAGAAATGTATGATTTCTGCATAGTCGCGACACATGCACCTGACACTTTGAGATTATTAGGAGAGGAAGCAACatatgaagaacaaagaatTCTTGGTGCTTTCCAATATGCATATAG TGATATTTTTCTTCACCatgacaaaaatttaatgccTCTTAACCCAACTGCATGGAGTGCATGGAATTTTCTTGGATGTAACAACAACAAAGTTTGTGTGACATACTGGCTCAACATTCTTCAA AATCTTGGTGAAACAAGATTACCTTTTCTTCTAACTCTAAATCCAAATCATACACCGAAAAATACTCTTCTTAAGTGGTCAACTGGACATCCAATTCCATCAGTTACTGCATTCAAAGCTTCACAAGAGTTTgaaaaaattcaaggaaaaagagGAATTTGGTTTTGTGGTGCCTACCAAG GTTGTGGATATCATGAAGATGGATTAAAG GCTGGCATGATTGCTGCATATAACATTCTTGGAAGATGTTGTTCCCTCCGAACGAACCCCAAACTCATGGTACCTTCTTGGAAGGAACTTAGTGCACGCCTATTTGTGACGAGATTCTTAAGTTCCTATATTACCACTGGTAGTTTAAC TTTATTGGAGGAGGGGGGAACAATGTTTTCCTTTGAAGGAATTAATAAAACATGCTCTTTGAAGTGTGTTATGAGAATTCACAGTCCCCAATTTTATTGGAAG GTTATGACACAAGCTGATTTAGGCCTTGCAGATGCGTATATTAATGGAGACTTTTCCCTTGTTGATAAAGATGAAGGTCTTTTGAATCTTTTTCTG gttttCATAGCGAACAGAGATTCAAATGATTCAAGCtcaaaattgaagaagaatag gGGTTGGTGGACACCATTTTTCTTTACATCGGGTTTAGCATCTGCAAATTTCTTCATTAAGCATTACTTTAGGAAAAATACTATCACACAATCTCGTCGCAACATCTCTAATCACTATGACTTG AGCAATGAACTCTTTGCGCTATTCATGGATGAAACAATGACATATACATGTGCAGTGTTCAAG GATCATATCAAAATTCTTCTATGTGACTATCGCCAACTACCGAAGACATTCAAATATGATAGGATTATATCTGT TGGAATGATAGAAGCAGTTGGTCATGAATACATGGAAGAGTTCTTCAGTTGTTGCGAATCACTATTGGCAGATGATGGGCTTCTAATTCTTGAG TTTATATCAATTCCGGACCAACGTTACGATGAGTGTAGACGCAGCTCCGATTTCTTGAAGGAATATATTTTTCTAGGAGGATGCCTTCCTTCTCTAAATAGGATAACATCAGCCATGGCTGCTGCATCAAGATTATG TGTAGAGCACAGTGAAAATTTTGGAATTCATTACTACCAAACATTAAGGTGGTGGAAAAAGAACTTCCTTAAAAATCAAAG TGAAGTTTTGGCTCTTGGATTCGACGAAAAGTTCATCAGGACATGGGAATACTATTTTGATTTTACTAGTGCAGGTTTTAAATCACGAACACTTGGAAATTACCAG ATAGTTTTTTCAAGGCCTGGCAACATGACTACACTCAAGGATCCATACAAAAGCTGGCCCTCAGTATGTTAG